The sequence AAGATGATGCTTTGTAACAACGTAATCATAGAATATACATCATAGGGAGCTCATGGGTTAATCTAtcaccatctatatacagcagattCCTTGTATTATGGGACTGCAGGATTTCGGGATACTACCCCGGGGCTGCCTGCTCCCCCCACTTGTCATCGTCTCCAGCCATAActtctctatatactacacaacccgCGACCGATTCTCGCTTGTTGCTCGGGATCCTTGGGATTGGTGCGACTCCCTGGAACGTCTCTGCTGCTCGTCGCTCATCATTGGAGACACTGCATCTTCCCTGGGAGAATAAAGAGGAGAAAATGTGTCACTCTGCGCCCTGGAAACAACAACATCAGAGGGAAAAACAGGAACGGATAACAAGCAGCCAGAGAATAGAgtgcacggtccttaaagggaacctgtcgctcCCCCTAAAACCCCACCAGGACCTCAAGTAGATGTATCATTGTTATAGGACCTGCCAATGTTCCTGTATGTTAGTCCATTTATAATATGTGCACACTATATACAAGCAACCAGAAAAGAGTCATAGGGGCGGGGCTGTTAACAAGAAGAGTCATACAGGCTTGGCTCCTTGCACTTCTGGTTATCAGAGATTATGATGGTGTAGAGAGATAATAtgacctgacaggttccctttaaagggattccagctttcccagactcttGACACATATAGCAACATAACTAGAGAACAGATATAACAGAGGCAGATGATGCAAGGATTTGGGGGtcagtatggggaggggggggggggtgcatcgtGGTGGTATGACTCCTGTAAGACACCCAGTAAACCTTACATACCTGATGTCATTTCCGGTGTGATCGGTTTTTGCACCGCTCTTTCTTTTATTTCGATAATACAGCAGATAAAACAGAATGGCAGCGATCAGGATCAGCGCCAGGAGAACGCCAATAACCGCGCCGGCCACCACCCCAGCTTCAGAGACACCTGCAAAATGTACACTGGATACTAGAGAAGTGGTACTGAGCAGAATTATACTGAGCATACTGGacaggagtggtactgtgcagtgtccatatatacagaataagagcagatactgaggattacacccagtatacaggacaggagaagtggtactgtgcactgtgtatatatatactgaggattgcacccagtatacaggacaggagaagtggtactgtgcactgcgtatatatatactgaggattgcacccagtatacaggacaggagaagtggtactgtgcactgtgtatatatatactgaggattgcacccagtatacaggacaggagaagtggtactgtgcagtgtccatatatacagaataagagcagatactgaggattacacccagtatgcaggacaggagaagtggtactgtgcactgtgtatatatatactgaggattgcacccagtatacaggacaggagaagtggtactgtgcactgtgtatatatttacTGAGGAttgcacccagtatacaggacaggagaagtggtactgtgcactgtgtatatatactgaggattacacccatcatacaggacaggagaagtggtactgtgcagtgtccatatatacagaatatatacactgtccatatacactgaggattacacccagtatacaggacaggagaagtggtactgtgcagtgtccatatatacagaatatatacactgtccatatatactgaggattacacccagtatacaggacaggagaagaggTACTGTGCAGTGGCGCCCAGTGATATGACAATCCTCCTTTGCTTTGTTATATTGTTTTCATCTCCTCTGCAGATTCTCAGATATAATAAACAGGATCTAAATATTGACATTAAGTGAGTGACAACCAGCAGATGACGCCTCTTCTCCATGGTTGTCAGCACAGCACCCTATAATTTTCTATTGTGTGATCACTTTCCTGTGTACAGGCATCACATAAGATGGTGATTATAGCAGAGCTTAATGTGCGACTTGGTGCTGCATGATAACATGTATGCTGATCCCATTGTGTggctgtacagtgcagagtataatGTGGGTGCAGTGGggctgtacagtgcagagtataatGTGGGTGCTGTGTAggctgtacagtgcagagtatagtgtGGATACAATGGAggctgtacagtgcagagtatagtgtGGATACAATGGAggctgtacagtgcagagtataatGTGGGTGCTGTGTAggctgtacagtgcagagtatagtgtGGGTGCAGTGGAggctgtacagtgcagagtatagtgtGGGTGCAGTGGggctgtacagtgcagagtatagtgtGGGTGCAGTGGGggctgtacagtgcagagtatagtgtGGGTGCAGTGGGGCTATACAGTGTAGAGTATAGTGTGGATACAATGGAggctgtacagtgcagagtatagtgtGGATACAATGGAggctgtacagtgcagagtatagtgtAGATACAATGGAggctgtacagtgcagagtatagtgtGGATACAATGGAGActgtacagtgcagagtatattgtgGGTGCTGTGGAggctgtacagtgcagagtataatGTGGGTGCACTAGTGGAggctgtacagtgcagagtataatGTGGGTGCAGTGGAGGCTGTACGGTGCATAGTATAGTGTGGGTGCAGTGAggctgtacagtgcagagtatagtgtGGGTGCAGTGAGGCTGTACGGTGCATAGTACAGTGTGGGTGCAGTGGggctgtacagtgcagagtatagtgtGGGTGCTGTGGAggctgtacagtgcagagtatagtgtGGGTGCAGTGGggctgtacagtgcagagtatagtgtGGGTGCAGTGGggctgtacagtgcagagtatagtgtGAGTGCAGTGGggctgtacagtgcagagtatagtgtGGGTATTGTGTGGGTGTAGAGTGCAGAGTATAGTGTGGGTATTGTGTGGGTGTAGAGTGCAGAGTATAGTGTGGGTGCAGTGGAggctgtacagtgcagagtatagtgtGGGTGCAGTGGAggctgtacagtgcagagtatagtgtGAGTGCAGTGGggctgtacagtgcagagtatagtgtGAGTGCAGTGGAgctgtacagtgcagagtatagtgtGGGTGCAGTGGAggctgtacagtgcagagtatagtgtGGGTGCACTAGTGGAggctgtacagtgcagagtataatGTGGGTGCAGTGGAGGTTGTACGGTGCAGAGTATAGTGTGGGTGCAGTGAggctgtacagtgcagagtatagtgtGGGTGCAGTGGGGttgtacagtgcagagtatagtgtGGGTGCAGTGGGGTTGtacagtgcagagtgtggtgtggGTATTGTGTGGGTGTAGAGTGCAGAGTATAGTGTGGGTGCAGTGGAggctgtacagtgcagagtatagtgtGGGTGCAGTGAggctgtacagtgcagagtatagtgtGGGTGCAGTGGGGttgtacagtgcagagtatagtgtGGGTGCAGTGGGGttgtacagtgcagagtatagtgtGGGTGCAGTGGGGttgtacagtgcagagtattaTAGTGTGGATACAATGGAggctgtacagtgcagagtatagtgtGGGTGCTGTGGAGGCTGTACAGTGCAGGGTATAGTGTGGGTGCAGTGTggctgtacagtgcagagtatagtgtGGGTGCAGTGGggctgtacagtgcagagtatagtgtGGATACAATGGAGGCTGTTCAGTGCAGGGTATAGTGTGGGTGCAGTGTggctgtacagtgcagagtatagtgtGGGTGCAGTGGggctgtacagtgcagagtataatGTGGGTGCAGTGGAGGTTGtacagtgcagagtgtggtgtggGTATTGTGTGGGTGTAGAGTGCAGAGTATAGTGTGGGTGCAGTGGAggctgtacagtgcagagtatagtgtGGGTGCAGTGGAGGTTGTACGGTGCAGAGTATAGTGTGGGTGCAGTGAggctgtacagtgcagagtatagtgtGGGTGCAGTGGggctgtacagtgcagagtatagtgtGGATACAATGGAGGCTGTACAGTGCAGGGTATAGTGTGGGTGCAGTGGggctgtacagtgcagagtataatGTGGGTGCAGTGGggctgtacagtgcagagtataatGTGGGTGCAGTGAggctgtacagtgcagagtatagtgtGGATACAATGGAggctgtacagtgcagagtatagtgtGAGTGCAGTGGGGCTGTACAGTGTAGAGTATAGTGTGGATACAATGGAggctgtacagtgcagagtatgtgtgggtgcagtggggctgtacagtgcagagtatagtgtGGATACAATGGAggctgtacagtgcagagtatagtgtGGATACAATGGAggctgtacagtgcagagtatagtgtGGGTGCAGTGGggctgtacagtgcagagtatagtgtTGATACAATGGAggctgtacagtgcagagtatagtgtGGGTGCAGTGGTggctgtacagtgcagagtatagtgtGGATACAATGGAggctgtacagtgcagagtatagtgtGAGTGCAGTGGggctgtacagtgcagagtatagtgtGGATACAATGGAggctgtacagtgcagagtatagtgtGAGTGCAGTGGggctgtacagtgcagagtatagtgtGGATACAATGGaggctgtacagtgcagagcaTAGTGTGGGTGCAGTGGAggctgtacagtgcagagtatagtgtGGGTGCAGTGGGGCTATACAGTGCAGAGTATTATAGTGTGGGTGCAGTGTggctgtacagtgcagagtatagtgtGGGTGCAGTGGTggctgtacagtgcagagtatagtgtGGATACAATGGAggctgtacagtgcagagtatagtgtGAGTGCAGTGGggctgtacagtgcagagtatagtgtGGATACAATGGAggctgtacagtgcagagtatagtgtGAGTGCAGTGGggctgtacagtgcagagtatagtgtGGATACAATGGAggctgtacagtgcagagtatagtgtGAGTGCAGTGGAggctgtacagtgcagagtatagtgtGGGTGCAGTGGggctgtacagtgcagagtatagtgtGGATACAATGGaggctgtacagtgcagagcaTAGTGTGGGTGCAGTGGAggctgtacagtgcagagtatagtgtGGGTGCAGTGAggctgtacagtgcagagtatagtgtGGGTGCTGTGGAggctgtacagtgcagagtatagtgtGGGTGCAGTGGAggctgtacagtgcagagtatagtggcaggggcgttgctagggtcttaaaacatccggggcacgggccccctGAGTTGACTTCTGCAGTGACGTGACgttacacatacactatatatatatatatatatatatatatatatatatatatatatatttatgtatatatgtgtgtgtgtgtgtgtgtgtaactttcttttaaacagatgatcacataggctagtatttgaaattgtgactcacagttgacgtcttctctgatcagattcgctcacttttctctttcCATTCAGCCGGAGCCATAACCCCCTTCTCTCCAtaatctgccaggaaaaacattttaggctccttgctccagcacacacagtaattaggtctcctctgtgccctatatgccctatctgtataggccttctctctacccccacatagttgtagcccccccttccctctgtgtctgcatacattataggcctcaactgtgcctccaaatagtatagccccctgctcagcatcctccctatatagaatagcccccctgctgtgcagcatttccatacagaataccccccccctgctgtgcagcatttccatatagaataccccctgctgtgcattattcccgtatagaatatcctctgctgtgcacccaaatatagtaaaaatgctccctgctgtgccatcctacattgttaaatgcccctactgtgcctacatatagtaataatgtcccctgctatgctcccatatattaataatgttgcctgctgtgccctccatatagtaatatctcctgctgtgcccttcatatagtaataatgtcgcctgctgtgcctcaatatagtaataatgcctcctgatgTGCCCCAATAaagtagtaatgcctcctgctgtgcccctcatatagtaataatgcctcctgctgtgcccctcatatagtagcaaTGTCTccagctgtgcctccatatagtaataatgtccatgctgtgcacccaaatatagtaataatgccccctgctgtgtcccccatagtaaaaatgggcccactgctgtgccccctatatagtaatatagcacctactgtacccGCCATAGTAAAAGTCccccctctgcctacaataaacctgccccctacacacactatcccacctgaccccccctacacacactacccccacctgactccccctacacacacacactacccccacctgacccccccatacacacactactacccccatccgagccccctatacacacactactaccccatctgatccccccatacacacactactacccccatctgaccccccatacacacactactacccccatctgacccccccatacacacactactacccccatctgacccccccatacacacactactacccccatctgaccccccatacacacactactaccctcatccgagccccccatacacacactactacccccatttgaccccccatacacaccctACTACGCCCAtccgagccccccatacacacactactacccccatccgagccccccatacacacactactacccccatctgaccccccatacacacacactactacccccatctgagccccccatacacacactactaccctcatccgagccccccatacacaccctACTAcgcccatctgagccccccatacacacacactactacccccatctgagccccccttacacacactactacccccatttgaccccccatacacaccctACTACGCCCAtccgagccccccatacacacactactacccccatctgacccccccatacacacactactacccccatctgaccccccatacacacacactactacccccatctgagccccccatacacacactactaccctcatccgagccccccatacacaccctACTAcgcccatctgagccccccatacacacacactactacccccatctgagccccccatacacactactacccccatctgagccccccatccacacactactacccccatccgagccccccatacacacactactaccccatctgaccccccatacacacacactactacccccatctgaccccccatacacaccctactacccccatccgagccccccccacacacacactactacccccatccgagccccccatacacatactactacccccatctgagccccccatacacacacactactacccccatccgagccccccatacacacacactattacccccatccgagccccccatacacacacactacccccacctgacccccccccccccccatacatacacacacacacacacacacacacacacacacacacacacacacacacagagcactaccTGATAAGGCCCCGGGGTTGCAATACTCACCCCCGTGCTGCAGCTGAGGTGGAGGAGCGCGGCGGGGGAGAAGCTTGGCGCCGCTACAGCCGGCGTCCCTGGAGCGCAGGACAGAGGCGGGCCGCAGCTTGCAGTGTCCACTGCGGCCCTCCATCCATTGAAGAGCTGGGTGACGTCACGAGGCATCCGGAAGTGGTGCCGGccgatcccgctcccgcggcccgccagcgctgaagtaacagcagcctgaggcctctgatagtgatctattacaggccccggctgctgttattttagCGCTGACGGGATCAAAAAAAAGTTTCGGGGCTCGgctgaaatcattcggggcttgggccccgaatgattaagcctagcgacgccactgagtGTGGGTGCAGTGAggctgtacagtgcagagtatagtgtGGGTATTGTGGGATGAATGCAGGGACATTACCTGACACTGATATGCTGACTTGACAGGTGGCCTGACCCATCTCATTGGAGGCCGTACAGCGGTAAGTGCCGGACATCGGATTGGACAGGTTAGTGATCAGGAGGGATCCTGTTATCTGATCTATGGAAAACAAACTAAATGTGAATCACCCCCTCTTCtgcaatactctgtgctgctgggaggacCCCACttctttcaccatattacagTACTTGCACCAATACCTGGGATGGCCACAGATATAACATACAAGTCCAGACACAAAGCAGCAGTACACAGGCGGGCTATACTGATACAGCTTATCTAATGGGAAATAAAGGgcagtttacacacacacacacacacacacacacacacatacacatatacacacatatacacacacacacatacacacacacacacacataaacacacacatatacacacacacacatacacacacacatacacacacacacacatatacacacacacacatacacacacacatacatacatacacacacacacacacacacacacacacacacagcggttTTGTTGCAGTTCTGTTACAGGTTTTACTGCAAATTCAGAAATGGAAAGAAACCCACTGGATTTTAAGGAAAATATGTGGCACAAATGGATCAGGAACCGCAGCAAATCCAAATCCTAAGACTGTGTTCAGACTTGGAATTTTTATGGCTTTTTTACCATGCTTTTccctgctattttgctgtgattttTGCATTTGTCCATAAACTAGCTCatctaataaatacataaaaaatctaataaatacaaaataaatctaataaataaataatctaatAAACACAGTCTGACTAATCTCGTCTAATGACAGTAATAGTCCATTATGGAGAGTTCAatcattcaggtttttaattacGATAAGTAAAAAGAAATTCAGGAATGGATCTGAcaagaggagaagtctcagtctctCCTTGATGacccgtcctccatatataatctgttcctggctttgacttcaataattgcaattaaaaacctgacagTGTGAACACGACCTCATGCTTTCCTCTGCAATTATTGACTATAAGACCAGGAATAGATGTAAAAATAGAAGACGTCTTAGTCTTTCCTCTATACATCTCTTCCATTTATCACCTGTTACTGGGTTTATATTGACTTATATTaggatgtgtgaacatgaccttatagTCTTTGAActcaaggggagatttatcaaacatgatgtaaagtgaaactggctcagttgcccctagcaaccaatcagattccacctttcattttccaaagagtctgtgagaaatgaaaggtggaatctgattggttgctaggggcaactgggccaattctgctttacaccagtttgataaatctcccccattattgtGATATTTGAAGTCTATTTTACTGATATAACTTGTCTATTATATTTATGCAGCATTTAATTTTATATTGTTTTAACACATCTATAATAGAGATATATAGCTAGTTCATTGTACTGATATAACTTGTCTATTATAAGGATATAACAAGTGTTATAATAATATAGCTCTCGCCTCCCGCCCTATCTCCCAGTTATACTTAGAGCTTCGTACTTTCCATCATTCCTGGCAGTAGCGCCGTCTTTGAGCCCACCATGGTCCAAGCATAGATAGGCGGGGGGTTACCGGTAGAGGAGCAGCCCAGGGTGATGTCGTGGCCGGTGATGGCATTTCCATTAGCCTGACACGTTGGAGAAGATGGAGGAACTGGAAAGAAGAAGCAACAAGTTAATTCATGTTCCTCAAAAGGGAGGAGCCTAATGCTtctgatttaaagggacagtctaTGAAGGTTATTGAAGTGGGGCACCTGCCAGAtcatcccgccacatacaccatACTAAAAAATAGGATCCTGCTTGTTGCTCTCATCCCTTTTTACCCCTtgtaggagaggagggggttgtTACCTCTGGGTTCTTCTGGAACAGTGGTGTCAAACCATTGACCCTttagcagaactacaattcccatcatgcctggacagccaaagctttgggttTGGACCAAGTGTTTGACACCACTGTTCCAGATGTAGCATGTaggagtggtggtgggggggctaGGGGAGGGCCAGTGTGATCTTTGCTATAGGGAGCTGACAACCATCCTGTCTCCTCCACTATGGGGGTGGGGACCATCTCACCGAGGACTGAGAGCTGTATGATCCCGGTTCCGCTGCCACTGAAATCTGGAGGATTGTTCACTTCACACACATAAGTGCCATTGTCTGATCCGGTGATAGCGGTCAGCTGAATGGAGGAGGCCCCTGAGGTCGGGGGCTGGTGGACAGCAGTCAGTCGCTCAGCCTGGGACCCGGGTTTATATGTCTTTCCATCAGAATAATAATAAATCTGAAAAACAGATGAGGAAGTAGAATTTAATGAGATATAGTGGAACATAATATCCTGAAATACAATATGATGCCATGAAATATAAAATACAGCGACTAGCCCCATAAGTAGACCCCACATCTAGTAGCCTTCTATGGCCTTCAGATGGGCAGCTACCATAGTCATTGAGGTATGGTCCCCACTAGATGAGGAAACTGTCCTGCAGGAATATCGGCCAGTGTGGACAGGATGACAACGTTCCCACCGCACATTATATGGAGGTCCTGACATGTTCTGTACAGCCCAATCTACCTCATCCCAAACATGTCTATAGGATTACGATTTAGGAAGCACGAAAAACTCTGTGATGTTCTTAaagccagtcaatgactatacGACCCCTGCGGAtggtgcattgtcctgctgacTGTCTCCTTCTGACATACAGCTAGCATAAAGAGAGGAACATGGTCAACCACAATGTTAATAAGCCCTAGTGTCCAAATATCCATCCATAGGTATCAGAGGAGCCAAGGTGCACCAAGAAAACCTTCCCCACACTATTACATCTCCTCCGCCAGCCTGATCACACCTGAAAGGAAGGAGCCATCAATTCTTGCTGCTGCTTGTGCCAGATCCTGTCCCTTTACACCCCATCACACGgtgccacagagatctggatccatctgaccagccatgtttctccatagagatctggagccatctgactggtcacgtttctccacagagatctggatccatctgaccgacaataattctccacagagatctggatccatctgaccggccatgtttctgcatagagatctggatccatctgaccggccatgtttctccatagagatctggatccatctgaccggctgtgtttctccatagagatctggatccatctgaccggctgtgtttctccatagagatctggatccatctgaccggccacgtttctccacagagatctggatccatctgaccggccatgtttctgcatagagatctggatccatctgaccggccatgtttcttcatagagatctggatccatctgaccggccatgtttcttcatagagatctggatccatctgaccggctgtgtttctccacagagatctggatccatctgaccggccatgtttctccacagagatctggttccatctgaccggccatgtttctccatagagatctggatccatctgaccggctgtgtttctccacagagatctggatccatctgaccggccatgtttctctgcaAAGACCTGGACCCCATTGTTTTAATCCCCTGCAGTTTCTTGACCTTAGTGATGAGTTGTGACCGTCCACAGGATCCCCTTTCTCTGGATGTTGTGTCTCCATTGacccattctctgtatactctctaCATGAGAAACCCTCACAAGGCTGGCAGTGATATCTTGGCCCCAGGTAGTCTATCCCCAATGACCAGGCCTCACTCCAAGTCACTCCGATCACTGGATTTTCCCATCTAATGTGGATTCACACTAACTGATCCCCAGAAAACTGATCACTGGATTATTAtgctgctggggtcctgggtctGATCTTCATACAGGGGAGATCTGATTATGAGAAGACATTGGCTCTAATAAAGGGGACTGTCAgcgtaatataatgtaatatacaggactgtaATGTTATATCACTTAATGGCATAACAGaatgtaatataatgtaagaACATTCACTCCACCATCAGGGCATATTCTATAGGACGCTCAGAAATGTGATTATATTTATTGCCGGTCACAGGTTTACATTATATTATGTGTCCAGATCCTGCGATTTGTTGCATCCTCACACTATACTGGGTTGCTATAGTCAGagtcatcctgagcttcctggttcacAAATACAAGGGTCCAGACTGTAGGGGAAGCTGGATGACCACATCTTATGCAGCGTATGACCTAGCAGGGATATAGCCGATGTATAATTTCTGACACTAGTCAGTGTTACCTTCTGCCTCACGTGtgactgtatacacatgtatatatatagatatatatatctggATTTTGGTAAGTGACAATTCATAGCGCCGTTAACTAACACGCTCGCCCACGCTGTGATCGCAACCATGAAAAAGAGAACATGGCAGAGGAGATGAGATGTTACATTTACAGTAATATTTTTCACTATAcctgttcctgggaaagctgggtgacaaataTTACTGCCCACCCAGGGGGTATCACCCAGCTAACCCAGCTGGAGGGCTACAAGAGTCT is a genomic window of Dendropsophus ebraccatus isolate aDenEbr1 chromosome 12, aDenEbr1.pat, whole genome shotgun sequence containing:
- the VSIG2 gene encoding V-set and immunoglobulin domain-containing protein 2, giving the protein MHHECSLLLLFGLAAHTGWVHSVSVTTPEKIVVGKSGSTVVLPCLYSTTVGSQFVVEWKFLPGNTQTPTWQQIYYYSDGKTYKPGSQAERLTAVHQPPTSGASSIQLTAITGSDNGTYVCEVNNPPDFSGSGTGIIQLSVLVPPSSPTCQANGNAITGHDITLGCSSTGNPPPIYAWTMVGSKTALLPGMMENQITGSLLITNLSNPMSGTYRCTASNEMGQATCQVSISVSGVSEAGVVAGAVIGVLLALILIAAILFYLLYYRNKRKSGAKTDHTGNDIREDAVSPMMSDEQQRRSRESHQSQGSRATSENRSRVV